The following coding sequences lie in one Phyllopteryx taeniolatus isolate TA_2022b chromosome 4, UOR_Ptae_1.2, whole genome shotgun sequence genomic window:
- the LOC133476300 gene encoding phospholipid phosphatase 3-like isoform X1 has protein sequence MKIGSTRVFVMLGRLGPQRARVSAETRPDRPKGLHTKSGSLPADAAGMENDNENKPMQMSQALFTSKLLVVSDVLCLFLVSIPFLASELKAVRPYRRGFSCGDPSIAYPYLLSEVIPDTLLIAAGILIAGLVVVVGECYRVRLLGVSTKSFVRNKYVSCLYKEFGAFLFGCFVGQSLTNTAKLSVGRLRPHFLSVCGVTYTSLNCTEGTYLESVSCPSTDHRSIEEARKSFFSGHASFAMYTMLYLAFYLQARLTWRKARLLRPVLQFFLFLLAIYTGLTRVTDNRHHPSDVVFGYIIGAFTAYWVAFYISSMFKRPSLNQSPIETQDNQLPAQHSIC, from the exons ATGAAAATTGGTTCAACTCGTGTTTTTGTGATGCTGGGCCGACTGGGGCCGCAGCGTGCCCGTGTGAGCGCAGAGACTCGACCCGACCGCCCCAAAGGCTTGCACACCAAGAGCGGCTCGCTACCGGCTGACGCAGCGGGGATGGAGAACGACAATGAGAATAAACCCATGCAAATGTCACAAGCTTTATTCACAAGCAAGCTCCTGGTGGTTTCAGACGTCTTGTGCCTATTCCTAG TTTCCATCCCATTCTTGGCAAGTGAGCTGAAGGCCGTCAGACCATACAGAAGAGGTTTCAGTTGTGGAGACCCCAGCATCGCCTATCCGTACCTGCTCTCAGAGGTCATACCGGACACATTACTCATTGCTGCCGGCATCCTTATCGCGGGCCTCGTA GTCGTTGTAGGGGAATGTTACCGTGTGCGCTTACTAGGTGTCAGCACCAAGTCCTTCGTTAGGAACAAGTATGTGTCCTGTCTCTACAAGGAGTTTGGCGCCTTCCTGTTTGGCTGCTTCGTCGGCCAATCCCTGACAAACACGGCCAAGCTGAGCGTTGGCCGTCTGCGGCCGCACTTCTTGTCGGTGTGTGGCGTCACCTACACGTCACTCAACTGCACGGAAGGAACTTATTTGGAGTCTGTCAGCTGCCCCAGCACTGACCACCGCTCTATAGAAGAGGCCAG GAAGTCCTTCTTCTCTGGTCATGCCTCTTTTGCGATGTACACAATGCTGTATTTAGCT TTTTATCTTCAAGCGCGGTTGACATGGCGCAAAGCTCGCCTGCTAAGACCCGTGCTCCAGTTCTTCCTGTTTCTGCTGGCCATCTACACAGGTCTGACCCGCGTCACTGACAACAGACACCACCCATCGGACGTCGTGTTCGGCTACATAATTGGAGCCTTCACTGCATACTGGGTG GCCTTCTACATCTCATCCATGTTTAAGAGACCCAGCTTGAATCAGTCTCCAATTGAGACCCAGGATAACCAGTTACCAGCACAGCACAGCATCTGCTAA
- the LOC133476300 gene encoding phospholipid phosphatase 3-like isoform X2, producing MKIGSTRVFVMLGRLGPQRARVSAETRPDRPKGLHTKSGSLPADAAGMENDNENKPMQMSQALFTSKLLVVSDVLCLFLVSIPFLASELKAVRPYRRGFSCGDPSIAYPYLLSEVIPDTLLIAAGILIAGLVEFGAFLFGCFVGQSLTNTAKLSVGRLRPHFLSVCGVTYTSLNCTEGTYLESVSCPSTDHRSIEEARKSFFSGHASFAMYTMLYLAFYLQARLTWRKARLLRPVLQFFLFLLAIYTGLTRVTDNRHHPSDVVFGYIIGAFTAYWVAFYISSMFKRPSLNQSPIETQDNQLPAQHSIC from the exons ATGAAAATTGGTTCAACTCGTGTTTTTGTGATGCTGGGCCGACTGGGGCCGCAGCGTGCCCGTGTGAGCGCAGAGACTCGACCCGACCGCCCCAAAGGCTTGCACACCAAGAGCGGCTCGCTACCGGCTGACGCAGCGGGGATGGAGAACGACAATGAGAATAAACCCATGCAAATGTCACAAGCTTTATTCACAAGCAAGCTCCTGGTGGTTTCAGACGTCTTGTGCCTATTCCTAG TTTCCATCCCATTCTTGGCAAGTGAGCTGAAGGCCGTCAGACCATACAGAAGAGGTTTCAGTTGTGGAGACCCCAGCATCGCCTATCCGTACCTGCTCTCAGAGGTCATACCGGACACATTACTCATTGCTGCCGGCATCCTTATCGCGGGCCTCGTA GAGTTTGGCGCCTTCCTGTTTGGCTGCTTCGTCGGCCAATCCCTGACAAACACGGCCAAGCTGAGCGTTGGCCGTCTGCGGCCGCACTTCTTGTCGGTGTGTGGCGTCACCTACACGTCACTCAACTGCACGGAAGGAACTTATTTGGAGTCTGTCAGCTGCCCCAGCACTGACCACCGCTCTATAGAAGAGGCCAG GAAGTCCTTCTTCTCTGGTCATGCCTCTTTTGCGATGTACACAATGCTGTATTTAGCT TTTTATCTTCAAGCGCGGTTGACATGGCGCAAAGCTCGCCTGCTAAGACCCGTGCTCCAGTTCTTCCTGTTTCTGCTGGCCATCTACACAGGTCTGACCCGCGTCACTGACAACAGACACCACCCATCGGACGTCGTGTTCGGCTACATAATTGGAGCCTTCACTGCATACTGGGTG GCCTTCTACATCTCATCCATGTTTAAGAGACCCAGCTTGAATCAGTCTCCAATTGAGACCCAGGATAACCAGTTACCAGCACAGCACAGCATCTGCTAA
- the LOC133476300 gene encoding phospholipid phosphatase 3-like isoform X3: MKIGSTRVFVMLGRLGPQRARVSAETRPDRPKGLHTKSGSLPADAAGMENDNENKPMQMSQALFTSKLLVVSDVLCLFLVSIPFLASELKAVRPYRRGFSCGDPSIAYPYLLSEEFGAFLFGCFVGQSLTNTAKLSVGRLRPHFLSVCGVTYTSLNCTEGTYLESVSCPSTDHRSIEEARKSFFSGHASFAMYTMLYLAFYLQARLTWRKARLLRPVLQFFLFLLAIYTGLTRVTDNRHHPSDVVFGYIIGAFTAYWVAFYISSMFKRPSLNQSPIETQDNQLPAQHSIC, encoded by the exons ATGAAAATTGGTTCAACTCGTGTTTTTGTGATGCTGGGCCGACTGGGGCCGCAGCGTGCCCGTGTGAGCGCAGAGACTCGACCCGACCGCCCCAAAGGCTTGCACACCAAGAGCGGCTCGCTACCGGCTGACGCAGCGGGGATGGAGAACGACAATGAGAATAAACCCATGCAAATGTCACAAGCTTTATTCACAAGCAAGCTCCTGGTGGTTTCAGACGTCTTGTGCCTATTCCTAG TTTCCATCCCATTCTTGGCAAGTGAGCTGAAGGCCGTCAGACCATACAGAAGAGGTTTCAGTTGTGGAGACCCCAGCATCGCCTATCCGTACCTGCTCTCAGAG GAGTTTGGCGCCTTCCTGTTTGGCTGCTTCGTCGGCCAATCCCTGACAAACACGGCCAAGCTGAGCGTTGGCCGTCTGCGGCCGCACTTCTTGTCGGTGTGTGGCGTCACCTACACGTCACTCAACTGCACGGAAGGAACTTATTTGGAGTCTGTCAGCTGCCCCAGCACTGACCACCGCTCTATAGAAGAGGCCAG GAAGTCCTTCTTCTCTGGTCATGCCTCTTTTGCGATGTACACAATGCTGTATTTAGCT TTTTATCTTCAAGCGCGGTTGACATGGCGCAAAGCTCGCCTGCTAAGACCCGTGCTCCAGTTCTTCCTGTTTCTGCTGGCCATCTACACAGGTCTGACCCGCGTCACTGACAACAGACACCACCCATCGGACGTCGTGTTCGGCTACATAATTGGAGCCTTCACTGCATACTGGGTG GCCTTCTACATCTCATCCATGTTTAAGAGACCCAGCTTGAATCAGTCTCCAATTGAGACCCAGGATAACCAGTTACCAGCACAGCACAGCATCTGCTAA
- the LOC133476302 gene encoding uncharacterized protein LOC133476302 — protein sequence MCALLGPKDMDIECQEKKGRERVRCLDVCVVVSILVLFAALTVVAAACVPALMKLSSQVDSPLKPFQFATAELRGLSPSPAYQMQNFAFLEAVSSKLGNSTVQWDPVHYSAGESVGSNFQFDSKQHLLRPRRAGTYFIYLNLNLTCTYRCSAGLLSVRVGDKLSCQVHLLAESEQESKRCWTVGWLDTNTRLLTHMSVPKEGLQNWKLELNGSNLGMFLVD from the exons ATGTGCGCATTGTTGGGACCTAAAGACATGGACATTGAGTGTCAGGAGAAGAAAGGCCGCGAGCGTGTACGGTGTCTGGATGTGTGCGTGGTGGTTTCCATCCTGGTCCTGTTTGCAGCGCTCACTGTTGTGGCTGCAGCGTGTGTGCCGGCTCTGATGAAGCTGAGCTCCCAAGTGGACTCCCCGCTGAAGCCGTTTCAATTTGCAACGGCAGAACTAAGAGGACTCTCACCGAGTCCGGCATACCAG ATGCAGAACTTTGCTTTCTTGGAGGCAGTCTCAA GCAAGTTGGGGAACTCAACCGTTCAGTGGGATCCAGTCCACTACAGTGCCGGGGAGTCTGTTGGAAGCAACTTCCAGTTTGACTCAAAGCAACACTTGCTGCGGCCCAGACGTGCGGGGACTTACTTCATATACCTGAACCTCAACCTGACCTGCACGTACAGGTGCAGTGCTGGCCTCCTGAGTGTCCGTGTGGGGGACAAGCTGAGCTGCCAAGTTCACCTTCTCGCGGAGTCCGAACAAGAGAGCAAGAGGTGCTGGACAGTAGGCTGGTTGGACACCAACACGAGGCTGCTCACCCACATGAGCGTGCCAAAGGAGGGGCTGCAGAACTGGAAGCTGGAGCTCAACGGTTCTAACTTGGGCATGTTCCTCGTGGACTAA